Proteins from a genomic interval of Pseudomonas versuta:
- a CDS encoding carboxylate-amine ligase codes for MDIQRFGIEEEYFIIDLRSRRLLAEPSARVLAACREAIGEGFSYEMFQGQVEVASPVFDDAAHAATYLGRVRRELNQALAEHGLGFISSGAHPMADWQAQRATPQAYFQRLFDEFQIVAQRSVLSGLHVHAEIPAGVDRIAVMNEVLPWLPMLLALSVSSPLWQGQPSGYCSYRQVVCDEWPRMGIPEYLPDEQSFEHYLGLLKRIGAVASDANVWWGCRPSLNYPTLELRMTDACPRLSDALVLVGLFRVMVKHACLLPAPGSLFSLERHWLLKENRIQARRWGAHGRFVLAPDTEAISLERWLTIAEQQFGGAAHALGEQGVFAQARQLLRDGTSAERQLRAFNDQSSMLRGEHAVVDLLLKESCGA; via the coding sequence ATGGACATACAGCGCTTTGGCATTGAAGAAGAGTATTTCATCATTGATTTGCGCAGCCGACGCCTGCTCGCCGAGCCGTCGGCGCGGGTGTTGGCGGCGTGTCGCGAGGCCATTGGCGAGGGATTTTCCTATGAGATGTTCCAAGGCCAGGTCGAAGTGGCATCGCCGGTGTTTGACGATGCCGCACACGCTGCCACCTACCTTGGCCGCGTGCGCCGGGAACTGAACCAGGCATTGGCCGAGCACGGGCTGGGCTTTATCAGCAGCGGCGCGCACCCAATGGCCGATTGGCAGGCGCAACGGGCGACCCCGCAGGCATACTTTCAACGGTTGTTCGATGAGTTTCAGATCGTTGCGCAGCGTAGCGTGCTCAGCGGTCTGCACGTTCACGCAGAGATCCCGGCGGGCGTAGACCGCATCGCGGTGATGAACGAGGTATTGCCCTGGTTGCCGATGCTGCTGGCCCTGAGCGTTTCATCGCCCTTGTGGCAGGGTCAACCCAGTGGCTATTGCAGTTACCGGCAAGTGGTGTGTGACGAGTGGCCGCGCATGGGTATCCCTGAATACTTGCCGGATGAGCAAAGTTTTGAGCACTACCTGGGGTTATTGAAGCGTATCGGCGCGGTAGCAAGCGATGCGAATGTCTGGTGGGGTTGCCGACCCTCTTTAAATTACCCGACGCTGGAGTTACGCATGACCGACGCGTGCCCACGGTTGAGCGACGCACTGGTCTTGGTCGGGCTGTTCAGGGTGATGGTCAAACATGCCTGCCTGTTACCGGCACCCGGTAGCCTATTTAGCCTCGAACGTCACTGGTTACTCAAAGAAAACCGCATCCAGGCTCGGCGCTGGGGCGCCCATGGGCGCTTTGTGCTGGCGCCGGATACTGAAGCGATATCCCTCGAGCGCTGGCTGACGATCGCGGAACAGCAGTTTGGAGGCGCCGCCCACGCGCTGGGCGAACAAGGTGTTTTCGCCCAGGCACGGCAGCTGCTGCGAGACGGCACCAGCGCCGAGCGCCAACTGCGGGCCTTCAATGATCAATCGTCGATGCTGCGCGGCGAACACGCCGTTGTTGACCTTTTGCTCAAAGAAAGTTGCGGGGCCTAG